One Lacticaseibacillus rhamnosus genomic window carries:
- a CDS encoding galactokinase — protein sequence MNSTDVTKGFTEQFGKQAEHTFFAPGRINLIGEHTDYNGGHVFPCAISLGTYAAVGANDDNAFRLYSANFPKVGIIDIPFPDLFQDKRGLWTDYFQGMARVMKTAGINYTHGLNVYINGNLPDGAGLSSSASLEMLVGTILNNLFDGGFAPLDLVKFGVKVENDYIGVNSGIMDQFAIEMGRANQATLLDTNTMKYEYLPVEMGDNVIVIMNTNKRRELTDSKYNERRSECEKALAMLQKGIDVKSLGQLTEDEFDENTYLIYDETLIKRARHAVFENQRTLTAAKALQSGDLKTFGKLVSASGVSLAFDYEVTGIELDTLVTNALKQRGVLGARMTGAGFGGCAIAIVNSADVEDFISNVGKAYTEKIGYDAHFYVADIADGAKQLN from the coding sequence GTGAACAGTACAGATGTCACGAAAGGCTTTACGGAGCAATTTGGCAAGCAGGCAGAACACACTTTTTTCGCGCCTGGGCGAATTAATTTGATTGGTGAGCACACGGATTACAATGGCGGGCACGTTTTCCCTTGTGCGATTTCGCTTGGGACGTATGCAGCGGTTGGGGCAAATGATGACAATGCGTTCCGTTTGTATTCGGCCAATTTCCCTAAAGTGGGTATTATTGACATTCCGTTCCCTGATCTTTTCCAGGACAAGCGCGGTTTGTGGACGGATTATTTTCAGGGAATGGCGCGGGTCATGAAAACAGCAGGTATCAATTATACGCATGGCCTAAATGTTTATATCAACGGTAACTTACCGGATGGTGCCGGGCTATCAAGTTCTGCTTCTCTGGAAATGCTGGTAGGCACGATTTTGAACAACTTATTCGATGGTGGTTTTGCACCGCTGGACTTGGTTAAGTTCGGGGTTAAAGTCGAAAATGATTATATTGGCGTCAATTCCGGGATCATGGATCAGTTTGCGATCGAAATGGGACGGGCAAACCAGGCAACTTTGCTGGATACCAACACCATGAAGTATGAATATTTGCCGGTAGAAATGGGCGACAACGTGATTGTCATCATGAATACCAACAAGCGGCGTGAATTAACCGATTCTAAATATAACGAACGGCGCAGCGAATGTGAGAAAGCTTTGGCGATGTTGCAAAAAGGCATTGATGTCAAGAGTCTTGGGCAGCTAACGGAAGATGAATTTGATGAAAATACTTATTTGATCTACGACGAGACATTGATTAAGCGTGCCCGGCATGCGGTATTTGAAAATCAACGTACGTTAACGGCTGCTAAAGCACTGCAGTCAGGAGATCTTAAAACCTTTGGCAAATTAGTTTCTGCGTCAGGCGTCTCCTTGGCTTTTGATTATGAAGTGACCGGAATTGAGTTGGACACCTTGGTTACCAATGCTTTGAAGCAACGTGGTGTGTTAGGGGCGCGCATGACCGGAGCCGGTTTTGGCGGTTGTGCCATCGCTATTGTCAACAGTGCAGACGTTGAGGACTTTATCAGTAACGTTGGGAAAGCTTATACTGAAAAGATCGGGTATGACGCTCACTTTTACGTAGCGGACATTGCCGATGGTGCTAAGCAATTGAATTGA
- the lacF gene encoding lactose-specific PTS transporter subunit IIA produces MATREEISMVGFALVAYAGDARTAALRALNAAEAGDFEGAEAKLDEAQKDINEAHNQQTQLLSQEAGGAEMDVTFIMVHGQDTLMTTMLLIDQSRYMIRMLKRIKQLEDKQ; encoded by the coding sequence ATGGCGACGAGAGAAGAGATTTCGATGGTTGGGTTTGCACTTGTGGCTTATGCAGGGGATGCTCGGACTGCGGCTTTGCGTGCTTTGAATGCTGCAGAAGCGGGTGACTTTGAAGGAGCCGAGGCCAAACTTGACGAAGCGCAAAAAGATATTAATGAAGCACATAATCAACAGACGCAATTGTTAAGCCAAGAAGCAGGCGGAGCGGAAATGGATGTGACTTTTATCATGGTGCATGGGCAGGATACGTTAATGACCACCATGTTGCTTATTGATCAGTCTCGTTACATGATTCGAATGCTTAAACGTATCAAGCAACTCGAAGACAAGCAATAA
- the galE gene encoding UDP-glucose 4-epimerase GalE: protein MTIAVLGGAGYIGSHTVKQLLADGEDVIVLDNLITGHRKAVDPRARFYQGDIRDYHFLSQVFSQEKIDGIVHFAAFSIVPESMKDPLKYFDNNTGGMITLLEAMNQFGIKKIVFSSTAATYGEPKQVPIKETDPQVPTNPYGESKLAMEKIMHWADVAYGLKYVALRYFNVAGAMPDGSIGEDHHPETHLIPIILQVAAGTRTGLQIYGDDYPTKDGTNVRDYVHVVDLADAHVLALKYLNAGNPSSAFNIGSAHGFSNMEILNAARKVTGQKIPATVGPRRAGDPSTLVASSEKARDILGWKPNYDDIDKIIETAWNWHENHPEGFGDRN from the coding sequence ATGACAATTGCAGTTTTAGGCGGCGCGGGGTACATCGGTTCACACACAGTTAAGCAGTTACTGGCAGATGGAGAAGATGTCATCGTCTTGGATAATCTGATTACCGGTCATCGTAAGGCGGTTGATCCACGGGCCCGGTTTTATCAAGGGGACATTCGCGATTACCATTTTTTGAGTCAGGTTTTTAGCCAGGAAAAGATTGACGGAATTGTGCACTTTGCGGCATTTTCGATTGTACCGGAGTCGATGAAAGATCCGCTGAAGTATTTTGATAACAATACAGGCGGCATGATTACGCTGCTTGAAGCCATGAATCAGTTTGGGATCAAGAAGATTGTCTTCTCGTCAACTGCTGCCACATATGGTGAACCTAAACAAGTGCCGATCAAGGAAACCGATCCGCAAGTGCCGACTAATCCATATGGTGAAAGTAAGCTGGCCATGGAAAAGATCATGCATTGGGCTGACGTTGCTTATGGTTTGAAGTATGTTGCTTTGCGTTACTTTAATGTGGCTGGGGCAATGCCAGATGGTTCCATTGGTGAAGACCATCATCCGGAAACCCACTTGATTCCGATTATCTTGCAGGTGGCTGCAGGTACCCGCACAGGCTTGCAGATTTACGGTGATGATTACCCAACCAAAGATGGTACCAATGTGCGCGATTATGTGCATGTTGTTGATTTGGCCGACGCACATGTTTTGGCACTGAAATATTTGAATGCCGGCAATCCGTCATCTGCATTTAATATTGGCTCTGCTCATGGCTTTTCAAACATGGAAATTCTCAATGCTGCGCGTAAAGTTACCGGTCAAAAGATTCCGGCAACGGTGGGTCCGCGGCGTGCCGGTGATCCTAGCACTTTGGTTGCCAGTTCAGAGAAGGCTCGCGATATTCTGGGATGGAAGCCAAACTACGATGACATTGATAAAATTATCGAAACGGCTTGGAACTGGCATGAGAATCATCCGGAAGGCTTCGGTGACCGTAATTGA
- a CDS encoding UDP-glucose--hexose-1-phosphate uridylyltransferase — MTAISNHIETIIKLNPDYTQMDSVYLTNKLLNLIGDAALELPGDPDPLNNLDLMVKAAQTNGKIADSQAARQILEAQLMDFATPTPSRINQLFWDKYQAGPRAATDWFFALSRANNYIQTRAIAKNLVFPAKTEYGDLEITINLSKPEKDPKDIAAAAHAQSGYPACALCLQTEGYAGRSNFAARTNHRIIRFLLGGKTWGFQYSPYAYFNEHAIFLDAIHEPMVIDQSTFTNLLDIVAMFPDYFVGSNADLPIVGGSMLAHEHYQGGRHTFPMAKAPIETQIEISGHPHVFAGIVKWPMSVIRLVSADREELTNAAEHIRQVWNQYTDEAVNVRAFVEGKPHHTVTPIARRVGSEYQLDLVLRDNQTSEQYPDGIFHPHQDVQHIKKENIGLIEVMGRAILPARLKSELAEVKKYLLGEANEMKPMHKTWADQLKVAYNWTPENAESQLQEAVGKVFARVLEDAGVFKRDKIGQEAFGRFCHSL; from the coding sequence TTGACCGCAATTAGCAATCACATTGAGACCATTATCAAGCTGAATCCTGATTACACGCAGATGGATTCGGTTTATTTAACCAATAAGTTGCTTAATTTAATCGGTGATGCGGCGCTTGAACTGCCAGGTGATCCGGATCCGCTGAATAATCTGGATTTAATGGTCAAAGCCGCGCAAACGAACGGTAAAATTGCGGATTCGCAGGCTGCACGCCAAATCCTTGAAGCCCAATTAATGGATTTTGCCACGCCAACGCCAAGCCGGATCAATCAGTTATTCTGGGATAAATATCAGGCAGGACCGCGCGCAGCCACAGATTGGTTCTTCGCGCTAAGTCGAGCAAACAATTATATTCAAACGCGGGCCATTGCTAAAAACCTGGTCTTTCCTGCAAAAACCGAGTATGGCGATCTTGAAATCACGATCAACCTATCCAAACCGGAAAAGGATCCTAAAGATATCGCTGCCGCTGCCCATGCGCAATCGGGTTATCCGGCGTGTGCACTTTGCTTGCAGACAGAAGGGTATGCTGGCCGAAGTAATTTTGCTGCACGTACTAACCACCGGATTATCCGTTTCTTGTTAGGCGGTAAAACCTGGGGCTTTCAATATTCGCCTTATGCGTATTTTAATGAACATGCGATCTTTTTGGACGCTATTCACGAGCCCATGGTGATTGACCAAAGTACTTTTACCAACTTGCTCGACATTGTTGCCATGTTTCCAGACTATTTTGTCGGTTCAAACGCGGATCTACCAATTGTCGGCGGCTCGATGCTTGCTCATGAGCATTATCAAGGTGGACGGCACACATTTCCGATGGCGAAAGCGCCGATCGAAACGCAAATCGAGATCAGTGGGCATCCGCATGTTTTTGCCGGCATTGTGAAATGGCCGATGAGTGTGATTCGGCTGGTCAGTGCCGATCGCGAAGAATTAACCAATGCGGCTGAACACATCCGGCAGGTTTGGAATCAGTATACTGACGAAGCGGTTAATGTTCGTGCTTTTGTGGAGGGTAAGCCGCATCATACGGTGACGCCAATCGCTCGGCGCGTGGGATCGGAGTATCAACTGGATCTGGTTTTGCGGGATAATCAAACGAGCGAACAGTATCCGGATGGTATTTTCCACCCGCATCAGGATGTACAACATATTAAGAAAGAAAACATTGGCTTAATTGAAGTCATGGGTCGGGCGATTTTGCCAGCGCGGCTTAAGTCTGAATTAGCAGAAGTTAAGAAGTATCTCTTAGGCGAGGCTAATGAGATGAAGCCAATGCATAAGACTTGGGCAGATCAGCTGAAAGTGGCTTACAATTGGACACCGGAAAATGCGGAAAGTCAGTTGCAAGAAGCAGTCGGAAAAGTCTTCGCCCGGGTATTGGAAGATGCTGGCGTCTTTAAACGTGACAAGATCGGGCAAGAGGCATTTGGCCGCTTCTGTCACTCGCTATAG